Proteins from a single region of Synchiropus splendidus isolate RoL2022-P1 chromosome 3, RoL_Sspl_1.0, whole genome shotgun sequence:
- the waca gene encoding WW domain-containing adapter protein with coiled-coil isoform X4: protein MVMYARKQPRLGDGCDRRDSQPYQTLKYSSKSHPGGDHRHDKMRDNSDVIPPCKMLRRSDSPDKHLDGTGHSRAKAVHAHRARDRDGGTSHSPQENLHNHSSLHSSNSHSNPSKTSDTPHEPADDWSEHISSSGKKYYYNCRTEVSQWEKPKEWLEREQKQKETTKTAVVNSFPKDRDYRREAMQATTVPAFTGLKSAQVEKPAATLTNQSQSSSSSGSLNTSSAPPGSSASTVPVSPVLQSPAPPLLQDPTLLRQLLPALQTALQLNNASVDMSKINEVLTAAVTQASLQSMLHKIFTAGPSPFNITTILSQAAQLSSQAQQSNQSPMSLTSDASSPRSYVSPRISTPQTNAGPLKPLLSTQSASQTKLSIGKQASHPQPTSQQPLSSEKQHSHDAITASPRTLQRQSSQRSPSPGPNPIAPSSSNAPTSSSSTTNSTTARPSCSFTPTLAAHFNENLIKHVQGWPAEHAEKQASRLREEAHTMGSICMSENCTELKNLRSLVRVCEIQATLREQRILFLRQQIKELEKLKNQNSFMV from the exons ATGGTAATGTATGCAAGGAAACAACCGAGACTCGGCGATGG GTGCGACCGAAGAGATTCTCAGCCCTATCAG ACTCTCAAATACTCATCCAAGAGCCATCCAGGAGGTGACCATCGACATGACAAGATGCGAGACAACTCAGATGTTATTCCTCCCTGCAAAATGCTCAGGAGGTCTGACAGCCCTGACAAACACCTTGACGGCACCGGTCACAGCAGAGCTAAGGCTGTCCACGCACACCGGGCTAGGGACAGAGATGGAG GTACCAGTCATTCACCACAGGAAAACTTGCACAACCACAGTAGTCTCCACAGTTCTAATTCACATTCTAACCCCAGCAAGACGTCAGACACG CCTCACGAGCCAGCCGATGACTGGTCTGAGCACATCAGCTCATCCGGGAAGAAGTACTACTACAACTGTAGGACAGAGGTGTCCCAgtgggagaagcccaaagagtgGTTGGAGAG AGAACAAAAGCAGAAGGAGACTACCAAGACGGCAGTTGTCAACAGTTTCCCGAAAGACAGGGACTACCGAAGAGAGGCCATGCAGGCAACAACAGTGCCGGCCTTCACTGGTCTTA aGTCAGCTCAGGTGGAGAAGCCTGCAGCGACCCTCACCAACCAGTCGCAGTCATCATCAAGCTCTGGCAGCTTAAATACCTCTTCTGCGCCACCCGGGTCGTCTGCCTCCACAGTACCAGTGTCCCCAGTCCTGCAGTCCCCAGCCCCTCCTCTGCTCCAAGACCCTACGCTGCTTCGCCAACTTCTCCCTGCACTTCAGACGGCCCTGCAGCTCAATAATGCCAGTGTGGACATGTcgaaaataaatgaag TTCTGACGGCCGCTGTTACGCAAGCTTCATTACAGTCAATGCTTCATAAGATTTTTACTGCTGGACCATCACCTTTCAACATCACTACTATCCTTTCCCAAGCGGCTCAACTCTCCAGTCAAG cTCAGCAATCAAACCAGTCACCAATGTCATTAACGTCAGACGCTTCATCGCCCCGGTCGTACGTTTCTCCAAGGATCAGCACGCCGCAGACAAACGCTGGTCCACTGAAACCCCTTCTCAGCACGCAGTCGGCTTCACAAACAAAG ctgtcaattgGGAAGCAGGCATCTCATCCGCAGCCCACATCCCAGCAGCCGCTCTCCAGCGAAAAGCAGCACAGTCACGATGCCATCACAGCATCACCTCGCACCCTGCAGCGTCAGAG CAGTCAGAGGAGTCCCTCCCCAGGCCCTAACCCCATTGCACCGAGCAGCAGCAATGCCccaacttcctcctcctcaaccaCGAACTCCACTACCGCCCGGCCCTCCTGCTCCTTCACCCCCACCCTCGCTGCCCACTTCAATGAGAATCTCATCAAGCATGTGCAGGGTTGGCCTGCAGAGCACGCAGAGAAGCAG gcgtcAAGACTACGTGAAGAGGCTCACACGATGGGAAGTATCTGCATGTCAGAGAACTGCACTGAGCTCAAAAACCTCCGCTCTCTGGTCAGAGTCTGTGAAATCCAAGCAACGTTGCGTGAGCAGAG
- the waca gene encoding WW domain-containing adapter protein with coiled-coil isoform X2, with the protein MVMYARKQPRLGDGCDRRDSQPYQTLKYSSKSHPGGDHRHDKMRDNSDVIPPCKMLRRSDSPDKHLDGTGHSRAKAVHAHRARDRDGGTSHSPQENLHNHSSLHSSNSHSNPSKTSDTPHEPADDWSEHISSSGKKYYYNCRTEVSQWEKPKEWLEREQKQKETTKTAVVNSFPKDRDYRREAMQATTVPAFTGLKSAQVEKPAATLTNQSQSSSSSGSLNTSSAPPGSSASTVPVSPVLQSPAPPLLQDPTLLRQLLPALQTALQLNNASVDMSKINEVLTAAVTQASLQSMLHKIFTAGPSPFNITTILSQAAQLSSQAQQSNQSPMSLTSDASSPRSYVSPRISTPQTNAGPLKPLLSTQSASQTKLSIGKQASHPQPTSQQPLSSEKQHSHDAITASPRTLQRQSSSQRSPSPGPNPIAPSSSNAPTSSSSTTNSTTARPSCSFTPTLAAHFNENLIKHVQGWPAEHAEKQASRLREEAHTMGSICMSENCTELKNLRSLVRVCEIQATLREQRILFLRQQIKELEKLKNQNSFMV; encoded by the exons ATGGTAATGTATGCAAGGAAACAACCGAGACTCGGCGATGG GTGCGACCGAAGAGATTCTCAGCCCTATCAG ACTCTCAAATACTCATCCAAGAGCCATCCAGGAGGTGACCATCGACATGACAAGATGCGAGACAACTCAGATGTTATTCCTCCCTGCAAAATGCTCAGGAGGTCTGACAGCCCTGACAAACACCTTGACGGCACCGGTCACAGCAGAGCTAAGGCTGTCCACGCACACCGGGCTAGGGACAGAGATGGAG GTACCAGTCATTCACCACAGGAAAACTTGCACAACCACAGTAGTCTCCACAGTTCTAATTCACATTCTAACCCCAGCAAGACGTCAGACACG CCTCACGAGCCAGCCGATGACTGGTCTGAGCACATCAGCTCATCCGGGAAGAAGTACTACTACAACTGTAGGACAGAGGTGTCCCAgtgggagaagcccaaagagtgGTTGGAGAG AGAACAAAAGCAGAAGGAGACTACCAAGACGGCAGTTGTCAACAGTTTCCCGAAAGACAGGGACTACCGAAGAGAGGCCATGCAGGCAACAACAGTGCCGGCCTTCACTGGTCTTA aGTCAGCTCAGGTGGAGAAGCCTGCAGCGACCCTCACCAACCAGTCGCAGTCATCATCAAGCTCTGGCAGCTTAAATACCTCTTCTGCGCCACCCGGGTCGTCTGCCTCCACAGTACCAGTGTCCCCAGTCCTGCAGTCCCCAGCCCCTCCTCTGCTCCAAGACCCTACGCTGCTTCGCCAACTTCTCCCTGCACTTCAGACGGCCCTGCAGCTCAATAATGCCAGTGTGGACATGTcgaaaataaatgaag TTCTGACGGCCGCTGTTACGCAAGCTTCATTACAGTCAATGCTTCATAAGATTTTTACTGCTGGACCATCACCTTTCAACATCACTACTATCCTTTCCCAAGCGGCTCAACTCTCCAGTCAAG cTCAGCAATCAAACCAGTCACCAATGTCATTAACGTCAGACGCTTCATCGCCCCGGTCGTACGTTTCTCCAAGGATCAGCACGCCGCAGACAAACGCTGGTCCACTGAAACCCCTTCTCAGCACGCAGTCGGCTTCACAAACAAAG ctgtcaattgGGAAGCAGGCATCTCATCCGCAGCCCACATCCCAGCAGCCGCTCTCCAGCGAAAAGCAGCACAGTCACGATGCCATCACAGCATCACCTCGCACCCTGCAGCGTCAGAG CAGCAGTCAGAGGAGTCCCTCCCCAGGCCCTAACCCCATTGCACCGAGCAGCAGCAATGCCccaacttcctcctcctcaaccaCGAACTCCACTACCGCCCGGCCCTCCTGCTCCTTCACCCCCACCCTCGCTGCCCACTTCAATGAGAATCTCATCAAGCATGTGCAGGGTTGGCCTGCAGAGCACGCAGAGAAGCAG gcgtcAAGACTACGTGAAGAGGCTCACACGATGGGAAGTATCTGCATGTCAGAGAACTGCACTGAGCTCAAAAACCTCCGCTCTCTGGTCAGAGTCTGTGAAATCCAAGCAACGTTGCGTGAGCAGAG
- the waca gene encoding WW domain-containing adapter protein with coiled-coil isoform X3, with product MVMYARKQPRLGDGCDRRDSQPYQTLKYSSKSHPGGDHRHDKMRDNSDVIPPCKMLRRSDSPDKHLDGTGHSRAKAVHAHRARDRDGGTSHSPQENLHNHSSLHSSNSHSNPSKTSDTPHEPADDWSEHISSSGKKYYYNCRTEVSQWEKPKEWLEREQKQKETTKTAVVNSFPKDRDYRREAMQATTVPAFTGLKSAQVEKPAATLTNQSQSSSSSGSLNTSSAPPGSSASTVPVSPVLQSPAPPLLQDPTLLRQLLPALQTALQLNNASVDMSKINEVLTAAVTQASLQSMLHKIFTAGPSPFNITTILSQAAQLSSQAAQQSNQSPMSLTSDASSPRSYVSPRISTPQTNAGPLKPLLSTQSASQTKLSIGKQASHPQPTSQQPLSSEKQHSHDAITASPRTLQRQSSQRSPSPGPNPIAPSSSNAPTSSSSTTNSTTARPSCSFTPTLAAHFNENLIKHVQGWPAEHAEKQASRLREEAHTMGSICMSENCTELKNLRSLVRVCEIQATLREQRILFLRQQIKELEKLKNQNSFMV from the exons ATGGTAATGTATGCAAGGAAACAACCGAGACTCGGCGATGG GTGCGACCGAAGAGATTCTCAGCCCTATCAG ACTCTCAAATACTCATCCAAGAGCCATCCAGGAGGTGACCATCGACATGACAAGATGCGAGACAACTCAGATGTTATTCCTCCCTGCAAAATGCTCAGGAGGTCTGACAGCCCTGACAAACACCTTGACGGCACCGGTCACAGCAGAGCTAAGGCTGTCCACGCACACCGGGCTAGGGACAGAGATGGAG GTACCAGTCATTCACCACAGGAAAACTTGCACAACCACAGTAGTCTCCACAGTTCTAATTCACATTCTAACCCCAGCAAGACGTCAGACACG CCTCACGAGCCAGCCGATGACTGGTCTGAGCACATCAGCTCATCCGGGAAGAAGTACTACTACAACTGTAGGACAGAGGTGTCCCAgtgggagaagcccaaagagtgGTTGGAGAG AGAACAAAAGCAGAAGGAGACTACCAAGACGGCAGTTGTCAACAGTTTCCCGAAAGACAGGGACTACCGAAGAGAGGCCATGCAGGCAACAACAGTGCCGGCCTTCACTGGTCTTA aGTCAGCTCAGGTGGAGAAGCCTGCAGCGACCCTCACCAACCAGTCGCAGTCATCATCAAGCTCTGGCAGCTTAAATACCTCTTCTGCGCCACCCGGGTCGTCTGCCTCCACAGTACCAGTGTCCCCAGTCCTGCAGTCCCCAGCCCCTCCTCTGCTCCAAGACCCTACGCTGCTTCGCCAACTTCTCCCTGCACTTCAGACGGCCCTGCAGCTCAATAATGCCAGTGTGGACATGTcgaaaataaatgaag TTCTGACGGCCGCTGTTACGCAAGCTTCATTACAGTCAATGCTTCATAAGATTTTTACTGCTGGACCATCACCTTTCAACATCACTACTATCCTTTCCCAAGCGGCTCAACTCTCCAGTCAAG cagcTCAGCAATCAAACCAGTCACCAATGTCATTAACGTCAGACGCTTCATCGCCCCGGTCGTACGTTTCTCCAAGGATCAGCACGCCGCAGACAAACGCTGGTCCACTGAAACCCCTTCTCAGCACGCAGTCGGCTTCACAAACAAAG ctgtcaattgGGAAGCAGGCATCTCATCCGCAGCCCACATCCCAGCAGCCGCTCTCCAGCGAAAAGCAGCACAGTCACGATGCCATCACAGCATCACCTCGCACCCTGCAGCGTCAGAG CAGTCAGAGGAGTCCCTCCCCAGGCCCTAACCCCATTGCACCGAGCAGCAGCAATGCCccaacttcctcctcctcaaccaCGAACTCCACTACCGCCCGGCCCTCCTGCTCCTTCACCCCCACCCTCGCTGCCCACTTCAATGAGAATCTCATCAAGCATGTGCAGGGTTGGCCTGCAGAGCACGCAGAGAAGCAG gcgtcAAGACTACGTGAAGAGGCTCACACGATGGGAAGTATCTGCATGTCAGAGAACTGCACTGAGCTCAAAAACCTCCGCTCTCTGGTCAGAGTCTGTGAAATCCAAGCAACGTTGCGTGAGCAGAG
- the waca gene encoding WW domain-containing adapter protein with coiled-coil isoform X1 produces MVMYARKQPRLGDGCDRRDSQPYQTLKYSSKSHPGGDHRHDKMRDNSDVIPPCKMLRRSDSPDKHLDGTGHSRAKAVHAHRARDRDGGTSHSPQENLHNHSSLHSSNSHSNPSKTSDTPHEPADDWSEHISSSGKKYYYNCRTEVSQWEKPKEWLEREQKQKETTKTAVVNSFPKDRDYRREAMQATTVPAFTGLKSAQVEKPAATLTNQSQSSSSSGSLNTSSAPPGSSASTVPVSPVLQSPAPPLLQDPTLLRQLLPALQTALQLNNASVDMSKINEVLTAAVTQASLQSMLHKIFTAGPSPFNITTILSQAAQLSSQAAQQSNQSPMSLTSDASSPRSYVSPRISTPQTNAGPLKPLLSTQSASQTKLSIGKQASHPQPTSQQPLSSEKQHSHDAITASPRTLQRQSSSQRSPSPGPNPIAPSSSNAPTSSSSTTNSTTARPSCSFTPTLAAHFNENLIKHVQGWPAEHAEKQASRLREEAHTMGSICMSENCTELKNLRSLVRVCEIQATLREQRILFLRQQIKELEKLKNQNSFMV; encoded by the exons ATGGTAATGTATGCAAGGAAACAACCGAGACTCGGCGATGG GTGCGACCGAAGAGATTCTCAGCCCTATCAG ACTCTCAAATACTCATCCAAGAGCCATCCAGGAGGTGACCATCGACATGACAAGATGCGAGACAACTCAGATGTTATTCCTCCCTGCAAAATGCTCAGGAGGTCTGACAGCCCTGACAAACACCTTGACGGCACCGGTCACAGCAGAGCTAAGGCTGTCCACGCACACCGGGCTAGGGACAGAGATGGAG GTACCAGTCATTCACCACAGGAAAACTTGCACAACCACAGTAGTCTCCACAGTTCTAATTCACATTCTAACCCCAGCAAGACGTCAGACACG CCTCACGAGCCAGCCGATGACTGGTCTGAGCACATCAGCTCATCCGGGAAGAAGTACTACTACAACTGTAGGACAGAGGTGTCCCAgtgggagaagcccaaagagtgGTTGGAGAG AGAACAAAAGCAGAAGGAGACTACCAAGACGGCAGTTGTCAACAGTTTCCCGAAAGACAGGGACTACCGAAGAGAGGCCATGCAGGCAACAACAGTGCCGGCCTTCACTGGTCTTA aGTCAGCTCAGGTGGAGAAGCCTGCAGCGACCCTCACCAACCAGTCGCAGTCATCATCAAGCTCTGGCAGCTTAAATACCTCTTCTGCGCCACCCGGGTCGTCTGCCTCCACAGTACCAGTGTCCCCAGTCCTGCAGTCCCCAGCCCCTCCTCTGCTCCAAGACCCTACGCTGCTTCGCCAACTTCTCCCTGCACTTCAGACGGCCCTGCAGCTCAATAATGCCAGTGTGGACATGTcgaaaataaatgaag TTCTGACGGCCGCTGTTACGCAAGCTTCATTACAGTCAATGCTTCATAAGATTTTTACTGCTGGACCATCACCTTTCAACATCACTACTATCCTTTCCCAAGCGGCTCAACTCTCCAGTCAAG cagcTCAGCAATCAAACCAGTCACCAATGTCATTAACGTCAGACGCTTCATCGCCCCGGTCGTACGTTTCTCCAAGGATCAGCACGCCGCAGACAAACGCTGGTCCACTGAAACCCCTTCTCAGCACGCAGTCGGCTTCACAAACAAAG ctgtcaattgGGAAGCAGGCATCTCATCCGCAGCCCACATCCCAGCAGCCGCTCTCCAGCGAAAAGCAGCACAGTCACGATGCCATCACAGCATCACCTCGCACCCTGCAGCGTCAGAG CAGCAGTCAGAGGAGTCCCTCCCCAGGCCCTAACCCCATTGCACCGAGCAGCAGCAATGCCccaacttcctcctcctcaaccaCGAACTCCACTACCGCCCGGCCCTCCTGCTCCTTCACCCCCACCCTCGCTGCCCACTTCAATGAGAATCTCATCAAGCATGTGCAGGGTTGGCCTGCAGAGCACGCAGAGAAGCAG gcgtcAAGACTACGTGAAGAGGCTCACACGATGGGAAGTATCTGCATGTCAGAGAACTGCACTGAGCTCAAAAACCTCCGCTCTCTGGTCAGAGTCTGTGAAATCCAAGCAACGTTGCGTGAGCAGAG